A stretch of the Kroppenstedtia eburnea genome encodes the following:
- a CDS encoding DMT family transporter, with amino-acid sequence MAWFYLILAGIEEVVAVFAMKHLDGFKKKWPIILMTVGFIFSFYCLTMAMQAIPPGVAYAVWAGIGTVGITLVSLFWFKEEYRLTQFIFLGLIVIGVMGMRVTT; translated from the coding sequence ATGGCTTGGTTCTATCTGATTTTAGCCGGAATTGAAGAGGTGGTCGCGGTGTTCGCCATGAAGCACTTGGACGGCTTTAAGAAAAAATGGCCGATCATCCTTATGACAGTGGGGTTTATCTTCTCCTTTTACTGCCTTACCATGGCCATGCAGGCAATTCCTCCGGGTGTCGCCTATGCTGTTTGGGCCGGTATCGGTACCGTGGGAATCACCCTGGTCAGCCTGTTTTGGTTTAAAGAGGAGTATAGACTGACTCAGTTTATCTTTTTGGGTTTGATTGTCATCGGGGTCATGGGGATGCGAGTCACCACTTGA
- a CDS encoding Gfo/Idh/MocA family protein, which produces MGYRVAIIGAGAVAQRHLEALTKMGLQGVAIADIDQDRAQQAATGSGMNPYTDYREMIGMEQPDIAVITLPHFLHKEVAVWCARHGCHMLLEKPMALNREECDEISQAVAENQVKLMVGHTQHYLAENRKAKEILAAGELGDPVMIQDTRHLYYYHRDRPDWFFEKKRAGGGILMNLGAHSIDKIQWLTDSRITKVKASLSFHGDRGDVEGSGTVFMETSKGFPATLFQSGYPGAPKNETELICTKGMLKWGAGEGLWLSRGGDYRQVPVDDQRDPFVLQLEELVTSIQEDREPECSGEYARTVVSVLETIYCSHKTGRELVVGRGETSC; this is translated from the coding sequence ATGGGATATCGGGTGGCGATCATCGGTGCAGGTGCCGTCGCGCAAAGACATTTGGAAGCATTGACGAAAATGGGGCTGCAAGGGGTTGCAATTGCGGACATCGATCAGGATCGGGCCCAACAAGCAGCCACGGGAAGCGGAATGAACCCGTATACCGATTACAGGGAAATGATCGGGATGGAACAACCGGACATTGCGGTGATCACATTGCCCCATTTTCTCCATAAAGAAGTTGCAGTATGGTGTGCCCGTCATGGATGCCACATGCTGCTGGAAAAACCGATGGCGCTGAACAGAGAAGAATGCGATGAAATCAGTCAGGCTGTGGCGGAAAACCAGGTGAAACTCATGGTCGGCCATACCCAGCATTATTTGGCGGAAAACCGCAAGGCCAAAGAGATCCTGGCGGCGGGGGAGCTGGGGGATCCGGTCATGATCCAGGATACCCGCCACCTGTATTACTACCATCGGGACCGTCCGGACTGGTTTTTTGAAAAAAAGAGGGCGGGCGGCGGGATCCTGATGAACCTGGGTGCCCATTCCATCGATAAAATTCAATGGTTGACGGACAGCAGGATCACCAAGGTGAAAGCCTCGCTGAGCTTCCACGGGGATCGGGGGGATGTGGAGGGAAGCGGAACGGTGTTTATGGAGACATCCAAGGGGTTTCCCGCCACCCTCTTCCAATCGGGATATCCGGGAGCCCCCAAAAATGAAACGGAACTGATATGTACGAAAGGGATGCTCAAATGGGGCGCCGGAGAAGGTCTCTGGTTAAGCAGAGGCGGCGACTACCGTCAGGTGCCCGTTGACGATCAGCGGGATCCATTCGTTTTGCAGCTGGAGGAATTGGTGACCTCCATCCAAGAGGACAGGGAACCGGAATGCTCGGGGGAGTATGCCCGCACGGTGGTTTCCGTATTGGAGACCATATACTGTTCCCATAAAACGGGCAGGGAGCTTGTTGTCGGACGGGGGGAGACATCATGTTGA
- a CDS encoding carbohydrate ABC transporter permease, with product MKKHVLLKKIPGYVVIIISSLIMITPFVTAVFNSLKTYTQYTAVPPKWIPDPVMWSNYAEVWKLTDFSQYTVNSLIVSVLSVIGSILSSSMIAYAFARLRFPFKNTLFMMVLGTMMIPPVVTIIPQFIIFKNLGMLDTLMPLWVIEWLGQPFGIFLMRQAFLSIPKSYEEAAKLDGCNPFQIYWKIFLPMCKPALATLAVFTFMGKWNEILAPVIYLTSQENFTLPIGILSLGGQWFGNEQFLVAAALMSLIPILLIFLVAEKYFVQGANNSGIK from the coding sequence ATGAAGAAGCATGTTCTGCTCAAAAAAATACCGGGGTACGTTGTGATCATCATCAGTTCATTGATTATGATCACTCCCTTTGTCACCGCGGTGTTTAACTCGCTGAAAACCTATACCCAATACACCGCGGTTCCACCCAAATGGATTCCCGATCCTGTGATGTGGAGCAATTATGCGGAAGTTTGGAAATTGACCGACTTCAGCCAGTATACGGTCAACAGTCTCATCGTATCCGTGTTGTCGGTGATCGGAAGTATTTTGTCCAGTTCGATGATTGCCTACGCCTTTGCACGGCTTCGGTTTCCGTTTAAGAACACGCTGTTTATGATGGTGCTCGGAACGATGATGATTCCGCCGGTGGTCACGATTATTCCGCAGTTTATCATCTTTAAAAATCTGGGGATGTTGGATACCCTGATGCCCTTATGGGTGATCGAGTGGCTGGGACAACCCTTTGGGATCTTTTTGATGCGGCAGGCCTTTTTAAGCATCCCGAAATCCTATGAAGAAGCGGCCAAACTGGATGGCTGCAATCCCTTTCAAATCTACTGGAAGATCTTTCTCCCCATGTGCAAACCTGCCCTGGCCACCTTGGCTGTGTTCACGTTCATGGGGAAATGGAATGAGATCCTGGCACCGGTGATTTATCTGACTTCCCAGGAGAATTTCACATTGCCGATCGGTATTTTGTCCCTGGGAGGGCAATGGTTTGGCAACGAACAGTTTTTGGTGGCCGCCGCTCTGATGAGCCTAATCCCGATATTACTGATTTTTCTGGTGGCCGAGAAATATTTTGTGCAAGGGGCCAACAATTCCGGGATCAAATGA
- a CDS encoding ABC transporter substrate-binding protein gives MARRFVSLTVSMMLVLFLFMTGCSSSADPQGSGDQVELKLGFYSSGASDAKMQELIDGFMKKHPNIKVTTETAPYGQFFQKLDTRIAAGNAPDLWLSDGVLVAKYAERGAIKDLTEWIDKDLNKEDYYGLDFNKDAEGRYWAVPQGIQIGVLFYNKDLFDQAGVSYPTEDWTYDDLKKAAAKLTLDSKGKNADDPKFDGKSVSQFGLTFFSITEGWFPVMKAYGGGVLDPTMKKSIIDSPENRQAVEWMVDGMKRGIITDPSDLKSFKSPMEVFPSKSAAMWFGIYARVLAANESGLNHDVTLLPKGPSGKRFAPVIANSWVINNKADDAKAKAAWEWIKYWVTEDEVQSEWAVLGEAVPVKKSVANSDAFLNSGNKKINKQAFLDSFEFAGTLDTNAVWNEWVQVFGDNVDRAFLGEVPVNKALGEADRGVQKTLDQFYQK, from the coding sequence ATGGCAAGAAGGTTTGTTTCTCTGACAGTGTCCATGATGCTGGTGCTGTTTTTGTTCATGACCGGTTGTTCTTCCTCTGCGGACCCACAGGGCTCGGGAGATCAAGTTGAACTCAAATTGGGTTTTTATTCATCGGGTGCTTCCGATGCCAAGATGCAGGAATTGATCGACGGATTTATGAAGAAACACCCGAATATCAAGGTCACGACGGAAACCGCTCCCTACGGGCAATTTTTTCAAAAGTTGGACACCCGGATCGCTGCGGGGAATGCCCCGGACCTCTGGTTATCGGACGGGGTGTTGGTGGCAAAGTACGCGGAACGCGGGGCGATCAAGGACTTGACTGAATGGATCGACAAAGATCTGAACAAAGAGGACTATTACGGCTTGGATTTCAATAAGGATGCGGAGGGAAGATACTGGGCCGTCCCCCAGGGGATTCAGATCGGGGTCCTGTTTTACAACAAAGATCTGTTTGATCAAGCAGGTGTCTCCTATCCCACGGAGGATTGGACCTATGACGATTTGAAGAAGGCGGCGGCAAAGCTGACGTTGGATTCCAAAGGGAAAAACGCAGATGATCCGAAGTTTGACGGGAAGTCGGTTTCCCAGTTCGGACTCACCTTCTTCAGCATTACCGAAGGTTGGTTCCCCGTGATGAAAGCATACGGAGGCGGCGTTTTGGACCCCACCATGAAGAAATCGATTATTGACTCCCCTGAGAACCGGCAGGCGGTGGAGTGGATGGTGGATGGCATGAAACGGGGGATCATTACCGATCCTTCGGATCTGAAAAGCTTCAAAAGCCCCATGGAAGTATTCCCCAGTAAAAGCGCGGCCATGTGGTTCGGTATTTACGCCAGGGTGCTCGCCGCCAATGAATCGGGTCTCAATCATGATGTGACCTTATTGCCCAAAGGGCCCTCCGGAAAGCGATTTGCTCCCGTCATCGCCAACTCATGGGTGATCAACAACAAAGCCGATGATGCAAAGGCGAAAGCTGCCTGGGAGTGGATCAAATACTGGGTGACCGAGGATGAGGTGCAATCTGAATGGGCCGTACTGGGAGAAGCGGTCCCTGTGAAAAAATCTGTCGCCAACTCCGATGCGTTCCTCAACTCCGGCAACAAAAAAATAAATAAGCAGGCATTCCTCGACAGTTTTGAGTTTGCCGGGACCCTGGATACCAATGCGGTGTGGAATGAATGGGTTCAAGTTTTCGGTGACAATGTGGACCGTGCCTTTTTGGGAGAAGTCCCGGTGAACAAGGCGCTGGGGGAGGCAGACCGGGGAGTTCAGAAAACGCTGGACCAGTTTTACCAAAAATAA
- a CDS encoding carbohydrate ABC transporter permease: MPRNPVEANTGHRLTAKKRFLDQEGRWGLLLTSPYLIHFLVFVLGTLLTSLYFSLSNYDMLNPPEWVGLKNYDRLVHDPVFWKALWNTLYFVILFVPTQTFLALILAVALNQKLKGLKLFRMAHFVPVISSWTVILYVTDAVFNPRFGMANTLLTQLGLDPQKWLQDEVLVIPILVLIAVWKGVGYIMLIFLAGLQNVPQDLYEAAELDGAGVIKRFRYITLPMISGSTFLVLILSTISTFQAFEQIYVMTGGAADATAAGGPNNASLVLMLYLYREGFSFLHMGYASAIAWVLFVILFVLTWIQVRLQKRWVHYE, translated from the coding sequence ATGCCCAGGAATCCGGTCGAAGCGAACACCGGCCACCGTCTGACCGCGAAAAAACGGTTTCTGGATCAAGAGGGGAGATGGGGGCTGTTACTTACCTCCCCTTATCTGATTCATTTTCTGGTGTTTGTATTGGGAACTCTGTTGACATCACTCTATTTCAGCCTGTCTAACTACGATATGCTGAATCCGCCGGAATGGGTGGGTCTGAAAAACTATGACCGGTTGGTCCATGACCCGGTCTTTTGGAAAGCCTTGTGGAACACCCTCTATTTTGTGATTCTGTTTGTACCGACCCAGACATTCCTGGCACTGATTCTGGCCGTCGCCTTGAATCAAAAGCTGAAAGGTTTGAAACTGTTTCGGATGGCCCATTTTGTGCCCGTTATCTCTTCCTGGACCGTGATTCTCTATGTGACGGATGCAGTTTTCAATCCCCGTTTCGGAATGGCCAACACCTTATTAACCCAGCTCGGACTGGATCCCCAGAAATGGTTGCAGGACGAGGTGTTGGTGATCCCGATTCTGGTGCTGATCGCGGTCTGGAAGGGAGTCGGCTACATTATGCTTATTTTCCTGGCCGGTCTGCAAAATGTGCCCCAGGATCTGTATGAAGCCGCTGAACTCGATGGTGCCGGGGTGATCAAGAGATTCAGGTATATTACCCTGCCCATGATTTCGGGTTCCACCTTCCTTGTTCTGATTCTCAGCACGATCAGTACATTTCAGGCTTTTGAGCAGATCTATGTGATGACGGGGGGAGCCGCGGATGCCACAGCGGCGGGCGGACCCAATAACGCGAGTCTTGTATTGATGCTGTACCTTTACCGGGAAGGGTTTTCATTCCTTCACATGGGCTACGCTTCCGCGATTGCCTGGGTGCTGTTTGTGATCCTGTTTGTGTTGACATGGATCCAGGTGAGGTTGCAAAAGCGGTGGGTTCACTATGAATAA
- a CDS encoding group I truncated hemoglobin, with product MEKQAVSLYEKLGGQAAVEAVVEEFYKRILADDRINFLFDQTDMSRLKRHQVAFISFAVGGPNNYTGRSMQKAHKGLNISPEQFEAVATHLSESLATFDVDQESIDQVIEKVASLQHDVIGQ from the coding sequence ATGGAAAAACAGGCGGTTTCTCTCTATGAAAAGCTGGGTGGACAAGCAGCGGTGGAGGCTGTGGTGGAAGAGTTTTATAAGAGAATTCTGGCGGATGACCGCATCAATTTTCTTTTTGACCAGACCGATATGAGTCGACTGAAACGCCATCAAGTGGCTTTTATTTCTTTTGCGGTGGGAGGACCCAATAATTACACCGGCAGAAGCATGCAGAAAGCACACAAAGGATTGAACATCAGTCCGGAACAGTTTGAGGCTGTGGCCACGCATTTGTCCGAATCCCTGGCAACCTTTGATGTGGATCAGGAATCGATTGACCAGGTGATCGAAAAAGTGGCTTCCCTGCAACATGACGTGATCGGCCAATAA
- a CDS encoding DMT family transporter, producing MGWLLIVLAAVLEIGWASGLKYAETPLEWIGVTLLIAGSFILLIRAYKYIPLAVAYSIFVGLGTIGTYLVGILLGDPYSNWQILSLLILMSGIIGMKITTPEGKE from the coding sequence ATGGGATGGTTGCTTATTGTGCTGGCAGCAGTATTGGAAATCGGTTGGGCATCAGGGCTGAAATATGCCGAAACCCCTCTTGAATGGATCGGTGTAACCCTCTTGATCGCCGGCAGCTTTATCCTGCTGATCCGGGCATATAAATATATTCCGCTGGCGGTTGCCTACAGCATCTTTGTGGGATTGGGAACCATCGGGACATATCTGGTCGGAATTCTCCTCGGTGATCCTTATTCCAATTGGCAGATCCTGTCTCTGCTCATTTTAATGTCGGGAATCATCGGTATGAAAATAACCACTCCGGAAGGAAAGGAGTAA
- a CDS encoding adenylyl-sulfate kinase — protein sequence MNGFLGVNLIKNWVIWLTGHSGAGKSTLAKSLEEHFRSMNHRVIRLDSDTLPPSIIKPQAQTWQKKQHLKLENLVFLAKSFYQCETTVVIACVGRFHKWRDQLREEIPDFLEVYLRCPLHVRLSRDLTGKYERNQEYFHFYEEPSRPDLIIDTDRLSPQESLDLISSELYRRESP from the coding sequence ATGAACGGATTTTTGGGGGTGAATCTCATCAAAAACTGGGTGATTTGGTTGACGGGTCATTCGGGAGCGGGTAAATCGACCCTTGCAAAAAGTTTGGAAGAACATTTTCGTTCCATGAACCACCGGGTGATCCGGCTGGACAGTGATACATTGCCCCCATCCATCATTAAGCCACAGGCACAAACCTGGCAGAAAAAACAACACCTGAAGCTGGAGAATCTCGTCTTTCTGGCAAAAAGCTTTTATCAGTGTGAAACGACAGTGGTGATCGCCTGTGTGGGGAGGTTTCACAAATGGAGGGATCAGCTGAGAGAGGAGATCCCCGACTTCCTGGAAGTTTACTTGAGGTGTCCCCTGCATGTTCGTCTGAGCCGGGATCTTACCGGTAAATATGAGCGTAACCAAGAGTATTTCCACTTCTATGAGGAGCCGTCCCGGCCGGATCTCATCATCGATACGGACCGCCTGTCTCCGCAGGAAAGCCTGGATCTGATATCAAGTGAACTGTACAGACGGGAATCCCCGTAG
- a CDS encoding TetR family transcriptional regulator — MNFKKEEKYRAILQAAMNVMLEKGFDKTTISEIVKEAGVAHGTFYVYFPSKNAIVPAIAEWILQQQLEEIQGRTRECTSIKETIQTMIDLTFETTLKHKEVIIFCYSGLAFYHSFQRWEEIYQPYYDWFKKQLEAARTRKEINPGIDLDHLVRMLINLMENTAETHFFSEEKPEVNTTIKLKEDVYSLIHKALV; from the coding sequence ATGAACTTCAAAAAAGAGGAGAAGTATCGGGCCATTCTTCAAGCTGCCATGAATGTGATGCTTGAAAAAGGGTTTGATAAAACGACCATATCCGAAATTGTAAAGGAAGCCGGCGTTGCTCACGGTACTTTTTATGTATATTTTCCATCGAAAAATGCCATTGTACCGGCGATCGCCGAGTGGATTTTGCAACAACAGCTGGAAGAGATTCAGGGGCGCACCCGGGAATGTACTTCCATAAAGGAAACGATCCAGACTATGATCGATCTCACCTTTGAAACCACTTTGAAACACAAAGAAGTGATTATCTTCTGTTACTCCGGCCTGGCCTTTTACCATTCCTTCCAACGGTGGGAAGAGATTTATCAACCCTACTATGATTGGTTTAAAAAACAACTGGAAGCCGCCCGCACCCGGAAGGAAATCAATCCGGGGATCGATTTGGATCATTTGGTTCGGATGCTGATCAATTTAATGGAAAACACTGCGGAAACCCACTTTTTTTCCGAAGAGAAACCTGAAGTCAACACGACGATAAAATTGAAAGAAGATGTGTATTCTTTGATCCACAAAGCTCTTGTTTGA
- a CDS encoding nucleotidyltransferase domain-containing protein, translating into MERRILSTLKQIENQHGVRILFAVESGSRAWGFASNDSDYDVRFVYKRPVRDYMRVSLPRDVIEQPIVDELDVNGWDLPKTMRLFRKSNPSLMEWLFSPVVYLERETFAGRLREWVHQHYSLHRLTSHYLSMAGGNFRTHLQGESEVRLKKYLYVLRPLVCIRWVEQRMGPPPTSIWATLEGVELPVAVRSSLVELLHRKMEADELGTGSPNPSLHDFIQSELDRIPEAITHLPHRNPPEPSLDELVWTELGI; encoded by the coding sequence ATGGAACGACGGATCTTATCTACATTAAAACAAATAGAGAATCAACATGGCGTAAGAATCCTGTTCGCTGTGGAATCAGGGAGTCGGGCATGGGGATTTGCTTCCAATGACAGTGACTATGATGTCCGGTTTGTCTACAAAAGACCAGTCCGGGATTATATGCGGGTGAGTCTTCCCCGGGACGTGATCGAACAGCCGATCGTGGACGAATTGGATGTGAACGGATGGGACCTGCCCAAGACCATGCGTCTGTTTCGCAAATCCAACCCCTCGCTGATGGAATGGTTGTTTTCCCCTGTCGTATACTTGGAACGGGAAACCTTTGCCGGTCGGTTGAGAGAGTGGGTACATCAACATTACTCCCTGCACCGCCTCACCTCCCACTACCTGAGCATGGCCGGAGGAAATTTCCGGACCCACCTGCAGGGTGAGTCGGAAGTGCGGCTGAAGAAATACTTGTATGTTCTCAGGCCTCTGGTGTGTATCCGTTGGGTGGAACAGCGGATGGGGCCGCCGCCGACATCGATTTGGGCCACCCTGGAGGGAGTTGAACTTCCGGTGGCTGTGCGGTCTTCCCTGGTGGAGTTGTTGCACCGGAAGATGGAAGCCGATGAATTGGGAACCGGCTCTCCCAATCCGTCTCTGCATGATTTCATCCAATCGGAACTGGACAGAATTCCCGAAGCCATCACCCATCTGCCCCACCGGAACCCGCCGGAACCCTCCCTCGATGAACTGGTGTGGACGGAACTGGGAATCTGA
- a CDS encoding group I truncated hemoglobin encodes MKEEINRDAVRSLYDKLGGNTAIRAVVNEFYDRMIKDPLVSSLFDGVDLVSLRKHQAQFLAYALGGPVKYDGSTLRESHTGLNITDKQYEATIRHLNAVLRKLNVELEDRAKIEAFIRSVKPFIINK; translated from the coding sequence ATGAAAGAAGAGATAAATCGTGATGCAGTTCGCAGTCTTTATGATAAACTCGGTGGAAACACCGCCATCCGCGCAGTGGTAAATGAATTTTACGATAGAATGATAAAGGATCCGCTGGTCTCCAGTCTCTTTGACGGGGTGGATCTTGTAAGCCTGCGCAAACACCAGGCGCAGTTTCTTGCCTATGCTCTCGGTGGGCCCGTGAAGTATGACGGCAGCACACTCCGGGAGTCTCACACGGGCTTGAACATCACGGACAAACAATATGAAGCCACCATCAGACATCTGAATGCCGTGCTTCGCAAATTGAACGTGGAGCTTGAGGACCGGGCAAAGATCGAAGCTTTTATCCGTTCAGTGAAGCCTTTCATTATTAATAAATAA
- a CDS encoding NAD-dependent epimerase/dehydratase family protein, translated as MRTVDELEEKLAEPSPSLVTDLSRLEGDLMILGVGGKMGPSLAKLAKNALDQAGVHKRVIGVSRFSNKDLQHQLEARGIETISADLLDEAQLRNLPEVKNIIYMIGQKFGTSGREYFTWAMNTYLPARVAERFRNSRIVAFSTGNVYPLTPVVTGGASEEQPVEPVGEYAQSCLGRERILEYFSRKYEIPLLQFRLNYAIDLRYGVLCEIARAVREQKPIDLRMGQANVIWQGDANEMALRGLKFCATPPRILNVTGPETVSIRWLAQRFGEFFGIEPVFIHEEQTTALLNNASQAHQIFGYPKVSLRRMMEWTAAWVESDGDTFDKPTHFQERAGRF; from the coding sequence ATGAGAACAGTCGATGAATTGGAAGAGAAACTGGCGGAACCTTCCCCGTCATTGGTAACGGATCTGTCCCGACTGGAAGGGGATCTGATGATTCTCGGAGTGGGCGGGAAAATGGGACCCAGCCTTGCCAAATTGGCCAAAAATGCGTTGGATCAAGCCGGGGTACATAAAAGAGTGATCGGCGTCTCCCGCTTTTCCAACAAAGATCTGCAACATCAATTGGAAGCCCGGGGAATCGAGACTATATCGGCAGATTTGCTGGATGAGGCGCAGTTGCGTAATCTGCCGGAGGTCAAAAACATCATCTATATGATCGGACAAAAGTTTGGTACCAGCGGCAGGGAGTATTTCACCTGGGCGATGAATACCTATCTCCCGGCACGGGTTGCCGAAAGGTTCAGAAATTCACGTATCGTTGCATTTTCCACCGGAAATGTGTACCCTCTCACACCGGTGGTCACAGGCGGGGCATCGGAAGAGCAGCCGGTCGAACCGGTGGGGGAGTATGCCCAATCCTGTCTGGGGCGTGAACGCATATTGGAATACTTTTCCCGCAAATATGAAATCCCTCTCCTGCAGTTTCGCCTCAATTACGCTATCGATCTGCGTTACGGGGTTCTCTGTGAAATTGCCCGGGCGGTGAGGGAACAAAAACCCATCGATCTGCGGATGGGGCAAGCAAACGTCATCTGGCAGGGGGATGCCAATGAGATGGCCCTCCGGGGGCTGAAATTCTGTGCCACCCCTCCCCGCATTTTAAATGTGACCGGGCCGGAAACGGTATCCATTCGTTGGTTGGCCCAACGATTTGGTGAATTCTTCGGGATCGAGCCGGTCTTTATCCACGAGGAGCAGACAACAGCTCTCCTGAACAATGCATCCCAGGCCCATCAAATATTTGGATATCCCAAGGTTTCCTTGCGGCGAATGATGGAGTGGACGGCCGCTTGGGTGGAGTCGGATGGAGACACCTTTGATAAGCCGACTCATTTTCAGGAACGGGCAGGGAGGTTTTAA
- a CDS encoding sugar phosphate isomerase/epimerase family protein, with translation MLKWSLCSTGFKDRNIEEVILLADHLGLQGVEIWTGHIRDYLDRNGSLATLGRLLQRVQLSVPAVSGYTYFSKGEQEQEESLASVRQAMEWAGELDCPLIRTFAGHTPSREVTGEEWRSVIAGLKQVMETAESYQVNLGLELHNNTCADRIESVRSLLSEVDHPRLRLIFDGFNLFLEGTDQMEAWDALHPWVDHIHLKNYLWNWEDWQKSIPTSIFAGDVDHRLLVGELQRIDYPGFVSFEYFGDRSEQHIRNSMVEMEQSRNKHGNKKGEMRDENSR, from the coding sequence ATGTTGAAATGGAGTTTGTGCAGTACCGGGTTTAAAGACCGCAACATCGAAGAGGTGATTCTGCTCGCCGACCATCTGGGATTGCAGGGGGTGGAGATCTGGACGGGACATATCCGGGATTATTTGGATCGAAATGGCTCCCTGGCCACTCTCGGCCGGTTGTTGCAACGGGTTCAACTCTCAGTTCCCGCTGTCAGCGGATACACTTACTTTTCAAAAGGTGAACAGGAACAAGAGGAAAGCCTGGCCTCCGTTCGACAGGCGATGGAATGGGCCGGGGAACTGGATTGCCCCTTGATCCGGACATTTGCCGGTCATACTCCGTCACGGGAGGTGACCGGGGAAGAATGGCGGAGTGTCATCGCCGGGTTGAAACAAGTGATGGAAACAGCGGAATCTTATCAGGTGAACCTCGGACTGGAACTGCACAACAACACCTGTGCCGACCGGATCGAGTCGGTTCGCTCCCTTCTGTCGGAGGTGGACCACCCCCGACTGCGGTTGATCTTTGATGGCTTCAATCTGTTTTTGGAAGGGACGGATCAGATGGAGGCGTGGGATGCATTGCATCCATGGGTGGATCACATTCATCTGAAAAACTATCTGTGGAATTGGGAGGATTGGCAAAAAAGCATCCCGACTTCCATCTTTGCAGGGGATGTGGATCATCGGTTGTTGGTCGGGGAACTGCAGCGGATCGATTACCCGGGGTTTGTTTCCTTTGAATACTTCGGGGACCGGTCTGAACAACATATCCGGAATTCAATGGTGGAAATGGAACAGTCGCGGAACAAGCATGGCAACAAGAAAGGGGAAATGAGAGATGAGAACAGTCGATGA
- a CDS encoding DUF4291 domain-containing protein, whose translation MEQMERWPAEGRHILAQYDPSSIVVYQAYKPKIGRFAVDHGYFGGEFRFNRMSWIKPNFLWMMFRSGWGTKPDQETILAIHIERSGFDSLLEQAVHSTWNQSLHPDREAWQKDLRKSEVRLQWDPDHDPFGQPVKRRAVQLGLRGETLIRYARDWIVEIEDITNFVKKQKAYVDQGKLDRLETPQETVYPPASVQGRV comes from the coding sequence ATGGAACAAATGGAGCGATGGCCCGCCGAGGGTCGTCACATCCTGGCCCAATACGATCCGTCCTCCATCGTGGTCTATCAGGCCTACAAGCCCAAGATCGGTCGTTTTGCAGTGGATCACGGGTATTTTGGGGGTGAATTCCGGTTTAACCGGATGAGTTGGATCAAGCCCAACTTTTTGTGGATGATGTTTCGATCCGGTTGGGGCACCAAGCCGGATCAAGAGACGATTTTGGCGATACATATCGAAAGATCCGGTTTTGATTCCTTGCTGGAGCAGGCAGTACACAGCACCTGGAATCAAAGCCTTCATCCCGACCGGGAAGCGTGGCAAAAGGATCTTCGTAAAAGCGAAGTACGCCTCCAATGGGACCCTGATCACGATCCCTTTGGCCAACCGGTGAAGCGCCGGGCTGTTCAGTTGGGATTGCGGGGAGAGACCCTGATCCGCTATGCCCGGGATTGGATTGTGGAGATCGAAGATATCACAAACTTTGTTAAAAAACAGAAGGCATATGTGGATCAAGGCAAGCTGGATCGGTTGGAAACTCCACAGGAGACGGTGTATCCACCGGCTTCTGTCCAAGGGCGTGTCTGA